From Rhododendron vialii isolate Sample 1 chromosome 10a, ASM3025357v1, the proteins below share one genomic window:
- the LOC131303248 gene encoding probable glycosyltransferase At5g03795, with amino-acid sequence MECMLKVYIYKEGDKPVFHQPHLRGIYASEGWFMKLMEGNKQFVARDPRKAHLFYLPFSSLKLRSALHQESFAHQKDLEKYLTNYTGISAKKYRFWNKARGADHFLVACHDWAPRITRENMGNCIRALCNSNVAGGFRIGKDVSFPVTYIRTSQDPQKDVGGKPPSNRPVMAFFAGGMHGYVRPILLHYWENKERDMKIFGPMPRDIEGKTKYREYMKSSKYYICARGYEVHTPRIVEAIYYGCVPVIISDNYVPPFFEVLVEKRLTCKSKPNYQIYRGKTNICRTLWTPLRHPHVYGGIDLLKLIELRVS; translated from the exons ATGGAATGCATGCTCAAAGTGTACATCTATAAAGAAGGGGACAAGCCAGTATTTCATCAGCCACATTTAAGGGGAATCTATGCTTCTGAGGGATGGTTCATGAAATTGATGGAAGGAAATAAACAATTTGTTGCAAGGGACCCCCGAAAAGCTCACTTATTTTATTTACCTTTCAGTTCACTAAAGCTAAGGAGTGCTCTTCATCAAGAATCATTTGCCCATCAAAAGGACTTGGAGAAATATCTAACGAATTACACAGGCATTAGTGCTAAGAAGTATCGGTTTTGGAACAAAGCTAGAGGAGCAGATCATTTTCTTGTTGCTTGTCATGATTGG GCACCTCGGATAACAAGAGAGAATATGGGGAATTGCATCAGAGCTCTTTGCAATTCCAATGTTGCTGGAGGCTTCAGAATAGGCAAGGATGTATCATTTCCGGTGACATATATCCGCACTTCGCAGGATCCCCAAAAAGATGTGGGAGGTAAACCCCCTTCCAATAGACCTGTTATGGCCTTCTTTGCCGGGGGCATGCATGGTTATGTTCGTCCAATTCTACTACATTATTGGGAGAACAAAGAACGAGACATGAAGATATTTGGCCCAATGCCTCGTGATATTGAAGGAAAAACGAAATATAGGGAGTACATGAAAAGCAGCAAGTATTACATCTGTGCAAGGGGTTATGAAGTCCATACGCCCCGGATTGTCGAAGCAATATACTATGGGTGTGTACCAGTGATCATATCAGATAATTATGTGCCGCCATTCTTTGAGGTACTAGTTGAAAAAAGACTAACATGTAAATCCAAACCAAATTATCAAATATACAGGGGAAAGACTAACATATGTCGGACCCTCTGGACACCATTGCGACATCCGCACGTATACGGTGGGATTGATCTTTTAAAATTAATCGAGTTGCGTGTAAGTTGA
- the LOC131303111 gene encoding uncharacterized protein LOC131303111, with product MATKGNVSIKIEDNDDVEVGGVADSLWSKKNEAFFIDIMEEEVKTMGSRDIWTFQIKSWARMRKSLSAKAKYEYFELQIKNKFNQLRTMHTKFKSLCDQSGVGWCAEKGTVTADDTLWEKLYKVNKKAKHFRKKGFPHYAAMTQILGDTTATGFNAHPSVQSPSGTDSSDPSFQLKQDKDDGEIEVTNIVYFVFPWPDIE from the exons ATGGCTACCAAAGGCAATGTAAGTATCAAGATTGAGGATAATGATGATGTTGAAGTGGGAGGTGTAGCTGATTCCCTGTGGTCGAAGAAAAATGAAGCTTTTTTTATTGACATTATGGAGGAGGAGGTGAAAACAATGGGTAGTCGAGATATTTGGACTTTTCAGATAAAAAGTTGGGCTAGGATGAGGAAGAGTCTTTCTGCTAAAGCTAAATACGAATACTTTGaacttcaaataaaaaacaagttcaaccaACTACGCACTATGCACACCAAATTTAAGAGCCTTTGTGACCAAAGTGGCGTTGGGTGGTGTGCGGAAAAAGGTACTGTTACTGCTGATGATACCCTCTGGGAGAAGCTTTATAAG GTTAATAAGAAGGCCAAGCATTTCAGGAAAAAAGGTTTCCCACACTATGCAGCGATGACCCAAATACTTGGAGATACCACTGCAACAGGATTCAATGCTCACCCGTCAGTCCAATCCCCGTCTGGAACAGATAGTTCTGATCCCTCATTCCAACTTAAACAGGACAAAGATGATGGTGAAATAGAAGTAACTAACATAGTG TATTTCGTATTTCCATGGCCTGATATTGAGTGA